The following proteins are encoded in a genomic region of Enterocloster clostridioformis:
- a CDS encoding type I phosphomannose isomerase catalytic subunit: MATGLMKLPENRVRRNYTGGAGIDRLHGKARWADNNMPEEWVGSMVEASNPGMEPIAHEGLAVVETADGPRFLRDIIDDDREFYLGTAACGEGGWRLSFLFKILDSAMRLHVQAHPATRFANEVMGMPYGKLECYYILNVREGISPYIRLGFQHTPGRDGWREIVEKQDKARMDGCFEKIPVQVGEVWYIPGGMPHAIGEGITMLEIMEPSDLVVRCEFEREGIVVPEDGRFMGRGLDFCLDIFDYTEYSKEEIMEKCRIEPRVLEETDAFRRVRLVDETLTSCFFVEKLEVTAPALVRYNQKFNLGVVCAGSCAMEQNGQVLSLKAGDSFLIAAGVETYQIRPEGSAQLVMVYPGKDMNTL; the protein is encoded by the coding sequence ATGGCAACAGGACTTATGAAACTGCCCGAAAACAGGGTACGGAGAAATTACACAGGGGGAGCGGGAATTGACCGGCTCCATGGAAAAGCCCGGTGGGCGGACAACAATATGCCGGAGGAATGGGTGGGCTCCATGGTGGAAGCCTCCAATCCGGGAATGGAACCCATAGCACACGAGGGACTGGCCGTGGTGGAGACCGCGGATGGACCCAGATTCCTGCGGGACATAATAGACGATGACCGGGAGTTTTACCTGGGCACTGCCGCCTGCGGGGAGGGAGGCTGGCGCCTCAGCTTCCTGTTTAAAATTCTGGATTCAGCCATGCGGCTCCACGTACAGGCCCATCCCGCCACCCGGTTTGCCAATGAAGTGATGGGAATGCCCTATGGAAAGCTTGAGTGCTACTATATTCTCAATGTAAGGGAGGGCATCAGTCCATACATCCGCCTGGGATTCCAGCATACGCCCGGAAGGGACGGCTGGAGGGAGATTGTGGAGAAACAGGACAAGGCCCGAATGGACGGCTGCTTTGAGAAGATTCCGGTACAGGTGGGGGAGGTCTGGTATATTCCGGGCGGAATGCCTCATGCCATAGGCGAGGGAATTACCATGCTGGAAATTATGGAGCCATCTGATTTGGTGGTGCGGTGCGAATTTGAACGTGAGGGAATCGTTGTGCCGGAGGACGGCCGGTTCATGGGACGGGGGCTGGATTTTTGCCTGGATATTTTTGATTATACAGAGTATTCCAAAGAAGAAATCATGGAAAAATGCAGGATAGAGCCCCGGGTACTGGAGGAAACAGACGCCTTCCGGCGGGTGCGCCTGGTGGATGAAACCCTGACCTCCTGCTTCTTTGTGGAAAAACTGGAGGTGACCGCACCGGCTTTGGTAAGATATAACCAAAAATTCAATCTGGGTGTGGTGTGTGCCGGAAGCTGCGCCATGGAACAGAATGGACAGGTGCTCAGTCTGAAGGCAGGGGACAGCTTCCTGATTGCAGCCGGGGTGGAGACATACCAAATCCGGCCGGAAGGCAGCGCCCAGCTGGTGATGGTGTATCCGGGAAAGGATATGAACACGCTCTAA
- a CDS encoding NUDIX domain-containing protein: protein MEQKSRLTTLCYIENEGAYLMLHRISKKNDVNKDKWIGVGGHFEGDESPEDCLLREVREETGLTLTSWRFRGLVTFKAEGWDTEYMCLYTADKYEGEMITCNEGTLEWVRKEDVLSLNLWEGDKIFFKLLNEDAPFFSLKLAYKGDRLTEAVLNGKQMELFDVLDEDGKKTGVVRERSLVHMDGVPRGTAHIWVVRKNEDKTYDLLLQKRSRGKDSYPGCYDISSAGHVQAGDEFLPSAIRELKEELGIEAREEDLEFAGFHKGYMEDMFYGNMFRDSEVSAVYVYRKTVDADQLTLQKEEVESVMWMELGQCVEAVKNHGIPNCIYLDELEMIERYLCRSQEK, encoded by the coding sequence ATGGAACAAAAAAGCAGGCTGACAACGCTTTGCTATATAGAAAATGAGGGGGCATATCTGATGCTCCACAGAATCAGCAAAAAGAACGATGTGAATAAGGATAAGTGGATTGGAGTAGGCGGGCATTTTGAAGGGGACGAGAGTCCGGAGGACTGCCTGCTCAGGGAAGTGAGGGAGGAGACAGGCCTCACCCTTACCTCCTGGCGGTTCAGGGGGTTGGTAACCTTCAAGGCTGAGGGCTGGGATACAGAATACATGTGTCTGTATACAGCGGACAAATATGAGGGAGAGATGATTACCTGCAACGAGGGGACGCTGGAGTGGGTGAGGAAGGAGGATGTGCTGTCACTGAATCTGTGGGAGGGGGATAAAATCTTTTTTAAGCTGCTGAATGAGGATGCCCCCTTTTTTTCACTGAAGCTGGCTTATAAGGGAGACCGGCTGACTGAGGCTGTCCTGAACGGAAAACAGATGGAGCTGTTTGATGTTCTGGATGAGGACGGAAAGAAAACAGGAGTGGTACGGGAACGGAGCCTGGTCCACATGGACGGGGTTCCCCGCGGGACCGCCCATATATGGGTTGTGAGGAAAAATGAGGATAAAACATACGACCTTCTGTTGCAGAAGCGGAGCCGGGGAAAGGATTCCTACCCGGGATGTTATGACATTTCCTCGGCAGGCCATGTGCAGGCCGGAGATGAATTCCTGCCGTCCGCCATCAGGGAACTGAAGGAGGAGCTGGGGATTGAGGCCAGGGAGGAGGACCTGGAATTTGCGGGGTTTCACAAGGGATATATGGAAGACATGTTTTACGGAAATATGTTCAGGGACAGTGAAGTCAGTGCTGTGTATGTGTACAGGAAAACGGTGGACGCGGACCAGCTTACCCTTCAGAAGGAAGAGGTGGAGAGCGTCATGTGGATGGAACTTGGCCAGTGTGTGGAGGCGGTGAAAAATCACGGGATTCCCAATTGTATATATCTGGATGAACTGGAGATGATTGAACGGTATTTGTGCCGGAGCCAGGAGAAATAG
- a CDS encoding sensor histidine kinase — MKSIRKEITRNHLILLLVAFIFIASNALVNVDSSRRYNGLLQDYQQVNGLLAVNNRRQTYFKLYSKSHDEGTLKQYYDECGLFDSQLRGLDDKMQNDRKCKMMYRIVGQVAEYRREMAESYIRPDGDYYPSLMADLDEVDLEIERCLNQLMSQYLEYLNTAFASHSRTLGLTNSILIVFFMAASLFGMVLNHQMSTSILNSIKRLTDAAREIMNNNLEAADIEETPYAELNQVSATFDQMKRQIRTMITELHETHQMKERLAEAKIRELQMQMNPHFLFNTLSLVIRSIQLGERDTSIQLVKAISKILRSSIEINTVSIPLDEEIELLQSYLYIQKLHLKGRVTFCLDVRKSFMGEDVMIPPLTIQPLVENSIQHGLKDRVSGGKVDILITEKPDYIEAVVADNGVGFPKNPDQPSLRETPIPKTSIGLKNVEERLRLFYRKEDVLQIERTEGITKITLKLYKSDRH; from the coding sequence ATGAAATCCATACGAAAAGAAATAACAAGGAACCATCTGATTCTGCTGCTGGTGGCCTTTATCTTCATAGCCTCCAATGCCCTTGTGAATGTGGACTCCTCCCGCCGCTACAACGGGCTTTTACAGGATTACCAGCAGGTAAACGGGCTGCTGGCAGTCAATAACAGGAGACAGACCTATTTTAAGCTGTACAGCAAGAGCCACGACGAGGGAACGCTTAAGCAGTATTACGACGAGTGCGGGTTGTTTGACAGCCAGCTGCGGGGACTGGATGATAAGATGCAGAATGACCGGAAGTGCAAGATGATGTACCGGATTGTGGGTCAGGTAGCTGAGTACAGGCGGGAGATGGCGGAGTCCTACATCCGGCCTGACGGGGACTATTATCCCAGCCTGATGGCTGATTTGGACGAGGTGGATTTGGAGATTGAGCGGTGCCTGAACCAGTTGATGAGCCAGTACCTGGAGTACCTGAACACTGCCTTTGCCAGCCACAGCAGGACGCTGGGACTTACAAACAGTATACTGATCGTGTTTTTCATGGCAGCCAGCCTCTTTGGCATGGTGCTGAACCATCAGATGAGTACCAGTATCCTGAATTCCATCAAGCGGCTGACGGACGCGGCCAGGGAAATTATGAACAATAATCTGGAGGCAGCGGATATTGAGGAGACGCCTTATGCGGAGCTGAACCAGGTATCCGCCACATTTGACCAGATGAAGCGGCAGATCAGGACCATGATTACGGAATTACATGAGACCCACCAGATGAAGGAACGGCTGGCTGAGGCGAAGATACGGGAGCTGCAGATGCAGATGAATCCCCATTTCCTGTTTAATACCCTGAGCCTGGTAATCCGCAGTATCCAGCTGGGAGAACGGGATACCTCCATCCAGCTGGTCAAGGCCATCTCCAAAATCCTGCGAAGCAGCATTGAGATCAATACGGTATCCATCCCGCTGGACGAGGAGATTGAGCTGCTTCAGTCATACCTGTATATACAGAAGCTGCATTTAAAGGGACGGGTGACCTTCTGTCTGGATGTTCGCAAGTCATTTATGGGCGAGGATGTGATGATTCCGCCGCTGACAATCCAGCCTCTGGTGGAAAACAGTATCCAGCACGGGCTGAAGGACCGGGTCAGCGGGGGGAAGGTGGATATACTGATTACTGAGAAGCCTGATTATATTGAGGCTGTGGTGGCGGACAACGGCGTGGGATTTCCGAAGAACCCGGACCAGCCCTCGCTCCGGGAGACGCCCATCCCCAAAACCTCCATCGGACTGAAAAACGTGGAGGAACGGTTAAGGTTATTTTATCGGAAAGAGGACGTGCTGCAGATTGAGAGGACGGAGGGAATTACGAAGATTACGCTGAAGCTTTATAAATCAGACAGGCATTAG
- a CDS encoding LacI family DNA-binding transcriptional regulator, producing the protein MVTIKDVAKKCGYSVCTVSRALSGKGYLKEETKQKILETVAELGYRPNTLAVNLKTGRRQALALVLPSLTNIYYTKLEQYLESCASEKGYIIYLNNTEYSLEKEKQILENLIGMDIAGVIITPVTSQHDHIMNLAKYDIPYVYLNRSYEDDMEHCLRLDNKKAAYEAVSYMIKLGHKNIGGIFQSFDNLTYRERYDGMAQALREHGLDCRPGHMLFDVNPEDMGTTPGRILQLLQKPDRPEGIFACNDMTAFNIYRACYILGLRIPDHLSVFGYDDCIMANFVTPPLSTVSVPVRKLAGTAIDFIHGYLESGVRAELPILKASLIIRNSVRNLNLD; encoded by the coding sequence ATGGTAACAATCAAAGACGTGGCAAAAAAATGCGGCTATTCCGTCTGCACGGTATCCCGCGCCCTTTCCGGCAAAGGATACCTGAAAGAAGAGACAAAACAGAAAATACTGGAAACAGTTGCAGAACTGGGATACCGCCCCAACACCCTGGCCGTCAACCTGAAGACCGGACGCCGACAGGCCCTGGCCCTGGTCCTGCCTTCCCTGACCAATATCTACTACACCAAGCTGGAACAGTACCTGGAGTCCTGCGCGTCAGAAAAAGGCTATATCATTTACCTGAACAACACGGAATACAGTCTGGAAAAAGAAAAACAGATATTAGAAAATTTAATCGGAATGGACATAGCGGGGGTCATCATTACCCCTGTCACCAGCCAGCATGACCATATCATGAACCTGGCAAAGTATGACATCCCCTATGTGTATTTAAACCGTTCTTACGAGGATGACATGGAACACTGTCTCCGCCTGGACAACAAAAAAGCCGCCTACGAGGCGGTTTCCTACATGATTAAGCTGGGGCACAAAAATATCGGCGGCATCTTCCAGAGCTTTGACAACCTCACCTACCGGGAACGCTATGACGGCATGGCCCAGGCCCTCCGGGAGCACGGGCTGGACTGCCGTCCCGGCCACATGCTCTTTGACGTTAACCCGGAGGATATGGGGACTACTCCCGGCCGGATCCTGCAGCTGCTCCAAAAACCCGACCGCCCTGAGGGGATCTTTGCCTGCAATGACATGACCGCCTTCAATATCTACCGGGCCTGTTATATACTTGGGCTGCGGATTCCGGACCATTTGTCCGTATTCGGCTACGATGACTGTATCATGGCCAATTTTGTGACGCCGCCCCTGTCAACGGTCAGCGTCCCTGTCCGCAAGCTGGCGGGAACCGCCATTGACTTCATCCATGGTTATCTGGAATCCGGCGTCCGGGCAGAGCTTCCCATATTAAAAGCTTCCCTGATTATCCGCAATTCCGTGCGCAACCTGAATTTGGATTAG
- a CDS encoding serine hydrolase, with protein sequence MRLKKWKSFLCICTSCTLLMSTAASANPAAITPLEESQVSSFQSGNQTYDQAAVSSQGPGSESGSDGGVISSDGPSSAGSPSPSGSPSPTGSPSPSGSPSLSGSPSRNPTAGQAAGGNSGGAVSPGETAGTASGTFDQTAAASVQKPEIASEGAVLMDAAAGTVLFSKNGDKQFYPASITKLMTALLVAENCNLDDKVTFSATATTNLEAGAVSINMTAGDVMTVRQCLYALLLKSANEVGNALAEHVAGSNAKFAEMMNAKAAALGCTNTHFTNPHGLNDSNHYTTPHDMALIARAAFQNDVVKTVASTRTYTLPATIKNPSGLTVTIGHKMLNPNDARYYPGVIGGKTGYTSKAGNTLVTAVEKDGVRLIAVIMKSKSTHYTDTKALFDYGYELVKAGALSGSGSSTGSSNNAGTTGSSSGTGNAGPGTSSAKGWVQDSNGWYYVKDNGAKAANEWVTVDGVSYWIDSNTYMAKGWRQVNGKWYFLRSNGAMAKNQWEKVEENGQWFYLGADGAMLTNTTTPDGSRVDESGAWVQ encoded by the coding sequence ATGAGACTTAAGAAATGGAAATCATTTTTATGTATATGCACCAGCTGCACCCTGTTAATGAGTACAGCAGCTTCAGCTAATCCGGCCGCCATCACGCCTTTGGAAGAAAGTCAGGTATCTTCCTTTCAGTCCGGGAACCAGACCTATGACCAGGCAGCGGTTTCGTCCCAGGGACCGGGTTCGGAATCCGGAAGTGATGGAGGGGTCATTTCATCTGACGGGCCATCCTCGGCCGGAAGTCCGTCCCCATCCGGAAGTCCGTCCCCAACCGGAAGCCCGTCTCCGTCAGGGAGTCCGTCTTTATCCGGAAGTCCGTCGCGGAATCCGACAGCTGGCCAGGCTGCCGGGGGGAACAGCGGGGGTGCTGTATCACCTGGAGAAACGGCAGGAACAGCGTCCGGGACTTTTGACCAGACAGCCGCGGCTTCCGTGCAGAAGCCGGAGATAGCTTCGGAGGGAGCCGTGCTAATGGATGCTGCCGCGGGAACCGTCCTGTTTTCCAAGAACGGGGACAAACAGTTCTATCCCGCAAGTATCACCAAGCTGATGACAGCCCTGCTGGTGGCGGAGAACTGCAATCTGGATGACAAGGTCACATTTTCAGCAACAGCTACCACGAACCTGGAAGCGGGCGCTGTATCCATCAATATGACGGCAGGGGATGTGATGACTGTGCGCCAGTGTCTTTATGCCCTGCTTCTCAAATCAGCTAATGAAGTGGGAAATGCTCTTGCGGAACATGTGGCTGGCAGCAACGCCAAATTTGCGGAGATGATGAACGCCAAGGCAGCGGCCTTGGGATGTACCAATACACATTTTACAAATCCTCACGGCCTCAATGACTCCAACCATTACACCACACCCCATGATATGGCTCTGATTGCAAGGGCAGCGTTTCAGAATGATGTGGTGAAGACGGTGGCGTCCACGCGTACATATACGCTGCCTGCTACCATAAAGAATCCTTCCGGGCTGACCGTGACCATCGGACACAAGATGCTGAACCCCAACGACGCCAGGTATTATCCGGGCGTTATCGGAGGAAAGACCGGTTATACGTCCAAAGCGGGAAATACACTGGTGACGGCAGTGGAGAAGGACGGAGTCAGATTGATTGCCGTCATCATGAAGAGCAAATCAACTCATTATACGGATACGAAGGCATTGTTCGATTACGGATATGAACTGGTGAAGGCAGGTGCTTTAAGCGGCAGCGGAAGCAGTACAGGCAGTTCAAATAACGCGGGCACGACGGGCAGTTCTTCCGGCACGGGAAATGCCGGTCCGGGAACATCCTCAGCCAAGGGCTGGGTACAGGACAGCAACGGATGGTACTATGTGAAGGATAATGGAGCCAAGGCCGCCAATGAGTGGGTTACGGTAGACGGAGTTTCCTACTGGATTGATTCCAATACATATATGGCCAAGGGATGGCGCCAGGTAAATGGCAAATGGTATTTCCTGCGCTCCAACGGAGCCATGGCCAAGAACCAGTGGGAAAAGGTGGAAGAAAACGGCCAGTGGTTCTATCTGGGCGCGGACGGCGCCATGCTGACCAATACAACCACACCGGATGGATCGCGGGTGGATGAGAGCGGGGCGTGGGTGCAGTAG
- a CDS encoding response regulator, whose product MLRVILADDEQYERNYLEKVIKESYPGLLEIVCKAVDGMDLLEKLEECKPQIVLLDIKMPRMDGLKTAEEVRKRYPDIQIVLISAYSDFSFAKQAIKLGVTDYLLKPYLDSELRETLDKVIARVREREDTLSMLSYSNYLAEDGEAAFDFYRDLEKDLLWDVFFGRRDRDKLEKEFAMWGVGAGWFKVVLISSPALINMGGFSQEVLKNYFHMAGVTVLNSIWMDQMVICLYSQQQDAFTELTGCITRARDYLAEERKIPVACGVSGAYEGMERLTQAYGEAASFIREYSAQEARLAFDSMTKGMKRICGLEERIIRSLSRENQSQTSDLLTEMIEELETLLGYQDVSVKLNFGRSLMTIIRGINQIPGIRVKTSEAARRFEKLGQLNFNGDNLKYHVDYFSEMKIQRE is encoded by the coding sequence ATGTTGCGTGTAATATTGGCAGATGACGAGCAGTACGAGCGGAATTATCTGGAGAAGGTCATAAAGGAGAGTTATCCCGGTCTGCTGGAGATTGTCTGCAAGGCAGTGGATGGTATGGATTTGCTGGAGAAGCTGGAGGAGTGCAAGCCCCAGATTGTGCTTTTGGACATCAAGATGCCGCGGATGGACGGGCTTAAGACAGCGGAGGAGGTGCGCAAAAGGTATCCGGATATCCAGATTGTGCTGATATCCGCCTACAGTGATTTCTCCTTTGCAAAACAGGCAATCAAGCTGGGGGTGACGGATTATCTGCTGAAACCCTATTTGGACTCAGAGCTGAGAGAGACACTGGATAAGGTCATTGCACGGGTAAGGGAACGGGAGGACACCTTATCCATGCTGTCCTATTCCAATTATCTGGCGGAGGATGGAGAGGCGGCTTTTGATTTCTACCGGGATTTGGAAAAGGATTTGCTGTGGGATGTGTTCTTTGGCCGAAGGGACAGGGATAAGCTGGAAAAAGAGTTTGCCATGTGGGGGGTGGGAGCCGGGTGGTTTAAGGTAGTGCTGATTTCCAGTCCGGCCCTGATTAACATGGGAGGATTTTCCCAGGAGGTGCTGAAAAATTATTTTCACATGGCAGGGGTGACTGTGCTTAATAGCATCTGGATGGACCAGATGGTTATCTGCCTCTATTCACAGCAGCAGGATGCGTTTACGGAGCTGACCGGCTGTATTACCCGCGCCAGGGATTACCTGGCAGAGGAGAGGAAGATTCCTGTGGCCTGCGGTGTCAGCGGCGCTTATGAAGGCATGGAACGGCTGACGCAGGCTTATGGGGAGGCTGCGTCCTTTATCAGGGAATATTCCGCGCAGGAGGCGCGCCTTGCCTTTGACAGCATGACGAAGGGCATGAAACGGATCTGCGGCCTGGAGGAACGGATTATCCGGTCCCTGTCAAGGGAGAACCAGAGCCAGACCAGCGATCTTCTTACAGAGATGATTGAGGAGCTGGAGACGCTTTTAGGATATCAGGATGTTTCGGTAAAGCTGAATTTTGGCCGCAGCCTGATGACCATTATCCGGGGAATTAACCAGATACCGGGTATACGGGTCAAGACCTCAGAGGCAGCCAGACGTTTTGAAAAGCTGGGACAGCTGAATTTTAACGGGGATAATTTAAAGTATCATGTGGACTATTTTTCAGAAATGAAGATTCAGAGGGAATGA
- a CDS encoding TRAP transporter substrate-binding protein yields the protein MKKQLLIGAAAAVLIAGLAGGYGILGNKGAAGADNEPEIVLCYGEVNPEGHVLTDSAQYFADRVSELTGGRVMVEIYPSGQLGDDARCYQSMEMGALDLYRGNSMSLADSGNPMMSALVLPYVFRDRDHFWKVCGSDLGREILDNIQDCTGMIGLAYLDEGARNFFTTDRPVRRLEDMKGLKIRVQVASMMGDTVEALGAEAVPIAYAELYTALESGTIDGAENPPVSYYYNKFYKVAPYYVKDRHTYTPGVILVSKITWKNLKEEYQDALVQAAKETQEYNRTAIEEADRKAYEALEKEGVIILEPEDPQAWIQAMEPVYRKYGGEYLDLIEKIRQIR from the coding sequence TTGAAAAAACAGTTGTTGATAGGGGCCGCGGCTGCTGTGCTGATTGCAGGACTGGCGGGCGGCTATGGGATTTTGGGAAATAAGGGAGCCGCGGGAGCGGACAATGAACCGGAGATCGTGCTCTGCTACGGCGAGGTGAATCCGGAAGGCCATGTGCTGACAGATTCGGCCCAGTATTTTGCTGACAGGGTCAGTGAACTCACAGGCGGCAGGGTGATGGTTGAAATCTATCCCTCCGGCCAGCTGGGGGACGATGCGCGCTGTTACCAGTCCATGGAGATGGGAGCTTTGGATTTGTACCGGGGCAACAGCATGTCTCTGGCGGACAGCGGGAATCCCATGATGTCTGCCCTGGTGCTGCCCTATGTTTTCCGGGACAGGGACCACTTCTGGAAGGTGTGCGGCAGTGACCTGGGCAGGGAAATACTGGATAATATCCAGGACTGTACAGGAATGATTGGCCTGGCTTATCTGGATGAAGGGGCCAGGAACTTCTTTACCACCGACAGGCCGGTCCGCAGACTGGAGGATATGAAGGGACTGAAAATCCGGGTCCAGGTGGCGTCCATGATGGGCGACACCGTGGAAGCGCTGGGGGCGGAGGCAGTGCCCATTGCCTATGCGGAGCTCTATACGGCCCTGGAGTCAGGGACCATTGACGGGGCGGAGAACCCGCCGGTGAGCTATTATTATAATAAGTTTTATAAGGTTGCCCCTTATTATGTGAAGGACAGGCATACCTATACGCCCGGAGTGATTCTGGTGAGCAAAATCACCTGGAAAAATCTTAAGGAGGAATATCAGGACGCGCTGGTACAGGCTGCAAAGGAGACCCAGGAGTATAACAGGACAGCCATAGAGGAAGCGGACCGGAAGGCATATGAGGCGCTGGAGAAGGAGGGGGTCATCATTCTTGAGCCCGAGGATCCGCAGGCCTGGATCCAGGCAATGGAGCCGGTATACCGGAAATACGGAGGGGAATATCTGGACCTGATTGAAAAGATCCGGCAGATACGATAG
- a CDS encoding C4-dicarboxylate TRAP transporter substrate-binding protein: MKKIVLLAGVLTAAMMAMTACNGMPGMGNTQPAATQARGGDSSEAAASDDKVYELKISTSQTEQALITRNYQKLADVLNEKSGGRLKVTVFPSGQLGSDEDVLEQAIQGANVAVNTDASRMGQYVKDFSILMMGYFADNYDECYKITQTDTFKGWTDSLSKDHGIKILSFTFYDGPRHFMTNKPINTPDDLKGMRIRTIGQEVCTETIQAMGATPISMSWGEVYNGIQSKALEGCEAQNTSTYPSRLYEVCKYQSKTGHFQLMQGLICGQSWFESLPEDLQTLLVETSIEVGQETAADVMTEADEAEKAMVEAGMTIVEPDLAPFKAAVDPVYEKLGYAELRDKLYKEIGKTN, encoded by the coding sequence ATGAAAAAGATAGTATTATTAGCAGGTGTTCTTACCGCGGCAATGATGGCAATGACTGCATGCAACGGCATGCCGGGTATGGGAAATACTCAGCCAGCTGCAACACAGGCCCGGGGAGGGGACAGCAGTGAGGCTGCCGCAAGTGATGACAAGGTATATGAGTTAAAGATTTCCACTTCCCAGACAGAGCAGGCCCTGATTACCAGGAACTACCAGAAGCTGGCTGATGTGTTAAATGAGAAATCAGGCGGCAGGCTGAAGGTAACCGTGTTCCCGTCCGGTCAGCTTGGCAGTGACGAGGACGTGCTGGAGCAGGCCATCCAGGGCGCCAATGTGGCTGTTAACACCGATGCTTCCCGCATGGGACAGTATGTGAAGGATTTCTCCATTCTGATGATGGGCTACTTCGCAGATAACTACGATGAGTGCTATAAGATAACACAGACCGATACATTTAAGGGCTGGACAGATTCCCTGTCCAAGGATCACGGAATTAAAATCCTGTCCTTTACATTCTACGACGGCCCGCGTCATTTCATGACCAACAAGCCAATCAATACGCCGGATGACCTGAAGGGCATGAGAATCCGTACCATCGGACAGGAAGTATGTACCGAGACGATCCAGGCCATGGGCGCCACTCCGATTTCCATGTCATGGGGCGAGGTTTACAACGGAATCCAGTCCAAGGCATTGGAGGGCTGCGAGGCACAGAACACATCTACATATCCATCCAGACTGTATGAAGTGTGTAAGTATCAGTCCAAGACAGGACATTTCCAGCTGATGCAGGGATTAATCTGCGGCCAGAGCTGGTTTGAGAGCCTGCCGGAAGATTTACAGACACTGCTGGTTGAGACCTCCATCGAGGTTGGCCAGGAAACAGCTGCTGACGTAATGACAGAGGCTGACGAGGCTGAGAAGGCAATGGTTGAGGCAGGAATGACCATCGTAGAGCCGGACCTTGCGCCATTTAAGGCAGCCGTTGATCCTGTATATGAGAAACTTGGCTATGCTGAACTGAGAGATAAACTGTACAAGGAGATTGGTAAGACCAATTAA
- a CDS encoding TRAP transporter small permease, giving the protein MKKISAVILKTEELLAGAMLCMIAVLVFWSAVARTIGMPVNWAQDVSLLAFGWLTFIGSDIIIKSGGLIRIDMLSNRFPKAVQKTLMLVFDFFMLLFLLILIVYGFLLVSQSWNRTFNTLKMSYAWCTLAVPVGSLLMFFSMIGKVLGDIRKPMKEWGVN; this is encoded by the coding sequence ATGAAAAAAATTTCTGCTGTTATTTTAAAGACAGAGGAGCTTCTGGCCGGTGCAATGTTATGCATGATTGCCGTTCTGGTGTTCTGGTCCGCAGTGGCCAGAACCATCGGAATGCCGGTGAACTGGGCCCAGGATGTTTCGCTGCTGGCATTTGGATGGCTGACCTTTATCGGCTCTGATATCATCATCAAGAGCGGCGGCCTGATTCGAATCGACATGCTGTCCAACCGGTTCCCCAAGGCGGTCCAGAAGACTCTGATGCTGGTGTTTGACTTTTTCATGCTGCTGTTTTTATTGATTCTGATTGTTTACGGATTCCTGCTGGTGTCCCAGAGCTGGAACCGTACCTTTAATACCCTGAAGATGAGCTATGCCTGGTGTACCCTGGCGGTACCGGTGGGCTCCCTACTGATGTTTTTCAGCATGATAGGCAAGGTGCTCGGTGATATCAGGAAACCAATGAAAGAATGGGGGGTTAATTAG